A single region of the Drosophila takahashii strain IR98-3 E-12201 chromosome 2R, DtakHiC1v2, whole genome shotgun sequence genome encodes:
- the icln gene encoding methylosome subunit pICln translates to MVLIMRVSPPEHGLLYTANNIKLKLGDKVVGEGTIYIAQNTLSWQPTDLPEGISIEWKQVSLHGISSNPRKCIYFMLDHKVEWNGVYGDPPQPAVNGQNGGGGPDAEVDEGNGSDEHEDDDNFEDAVDEQFEEVTECWLLPDDIHTVDTMYSAMTTCQALHPDSADSDSEDSDPMQDAGGLNDDEAMEEDDALTLGRNGGMQNLSLDDDDDRFEDADE, encoded by the exons atggTGCTTATTATGCGTGTCTCGCCGCCCGAACACGGCCTGCTGTATACGGCCAACAACATCAAGCTCAAACTGGGCGACAAAGTGGTGGGCGAGGGTACCATTTACATAGCCCAAAA TACGCTATCCTGGCAGCCAACCGACCTGCCGGAGGGCATTTCCATCGAGTGGAAGCAGGTTAGTCTGCATGGGATCTCCTCAAACCCGAGGAAGTGCATCTACTTCATGTTGGACCACAAAGTGGAGTGGAACGGCGTGTATGGCGATCCTCCGCAGCCGGCGGTCAATGGACAGAATGGCGGCGGCGGTCCAGACGCCGAGGTGGACGAGGGAAATGGTAGCGACGAGCACGAGGACGACGACAACTTCGAGGACGCCGTGGACGAGCAGTTCGAGGAGGTGACCGAGTGCTGGCTGCTGCCCGACGACATTCACACGGTGGACACGATGTACAGCGCCATGACCACTTGCCAGGCCCTGCATCCGGATTCGGCGGACAGCGATTCGGAGGACAGCGATCCCATGCAGGATGCCGGCGGGCTGAACGACGACGAGGCCATGGAGGAGGACGATGCCCTGACGCTGGGGCGCAATGGCGGCATGCAGAATCTTAGCCTGGACGACGATGACGATCGGTTCGAGGACGCCGACGAGTGA
- the LOC108055673 gene encoding ribonuclease H2 subunit C yields MSITLDFNGKNLAKSKQLDLHYLPAKIDGDGEANVEQYFNNYTREASEFGQGILTNALRGYPLMGEQLKVPEGYRGVVLQETEKPISEASDRQLRLTGVFEEFTYWNYDKVPSNGDAYRQALLQAEVAQALSQPISEEDLEAEIARNKENA; encoded by the exons ATGTCCATAACTCTGGATTTTAACGGCAAGAACCTAGCCAAAAGCAAGCAATTGGACCTTCACTACCTGCCGGCTAAGATAGACGGCGATGGCGAGGCGAATGTGGAGCAGTACTTCAACAACTACACAAGGGAAGCAAGCGAATTTGGCCAGGGAATCCTGACGAACGCCTTGCGCGGATATCCTCTGATGGGGGAGCAACTAAAAGTGCCCGAAGGATACCGCGGTGTGGTGCTCCAGGAAACGGAGAAGCCCATAAGCGAAGCCTCCGACCGACAGCTACGTCTCACAGGGGTTTTTGAGGAGTTCACCTATTGGAACTACGACAAAGTGCCCTCCAATGGCGATGCCTACCGACAGGCGCTCCTCCAGGCGGAGGTGGCCCAAGCT CTGTCGCAGCCCATCAGCGAAGAGGATTTGGAGGCGGAAATCGCTCGGAACAAGGAGAATGCCTAG
- the ND-51L1 gene encoding NADH dehydrogenase [ubiquinone] flavoprotein 1, mitochondrial, translated as MISFLLNRRVFRAYTISSRIIRVHRGLSEVKSISDALKVADKTVNRKLVNIFGTPNIKDVAYYSETNDNDDLLSAEQRAAKREIFKPIQEDCPKFPTEKPPPTTKFPINKNAEKQIELGEKREQEAKDLKRLKDITKRKKSELEEKIDGQRKKFTDVNLIGMNLKSVEAKEPTPPKGAAPPPKAGATPTKPPPKGPPPGTPPPQTKTTFGSLADADRIFTNLYGRHDWRLKAAMKRGDWYKTKEILDKGDKWIVNEIKTSGLRGRGGAGFPSGLKWSFMHKPPDGRPKFLLVNADEGEPGTCKDREIMRHDPHKLIEGCLIAGRAMGANTGFIYIRGEFYNEACNLQYAIIEAYKAGFLGKNACNSGFDFDLYVQRGAGAYVCGEETSLIESLEGKAGKPRNKPPFPADIGVFGCPSTVTNVETVAVAPTICRRGGKWFASFGRTRNSGTKLFNISGHVCNPCTVEEEMSIPTRELIERHAGGVIGGWENLLAIIPGGSSTPCITQEDANCSIHDYDGLMQVRSSLGTGALIVMNKDTDIIKAIARLSAFYKHESCGQCTPCREGLHWVNMIMQRFVTGQAQIGEIDMLWELTKQIEGHTICALGDGAAWPPQGLIRHFRPLIEERIRKRKAEEQAAADAVAAERFPCQTVAPCPE; from the coding sequence ATGATATCTTTTCTATTGAATCGCCGAGTTTTTCGTGCCTATACGATTTCCTCAAGAATTATTCGAGTTCATAGAGGCTTATCGGAAGTTAAGAGCATAAGTGATGCCTTGAAAGTAGCTGATAAAACAGTGAATAGGAAGCTGGTGAACATTTTCGGAACTCCCAACATAAAAGATGTAGCATATTACAGTGAAACCAATGATAACGATGATCTACTGTCGGCTGAGCAGCGAGCAGCAAAGAGGGAAATTTTTAAACCTATTCAAGAGGACTGCCCAAAATTTCCCACCGAAAAACCACCGCCTACAACAAAGTTTCCCATCAATAAGAATGCTGAAAAGCAAATAGAACTGGGTGAAAAAAGAGAACAGGAAGCCAAGGATTTAAAGCGACTGAAGGATATTACTAAAAGAAAGAAGTCTGAACTCGAGGAGAAAATAGATGGGCAAAGAAAGAAATTTACAGATGTCAACTTGATTGGGATGAATTTAAAATCTGTGGAGGCAAAGGAACCAACTCCTCCTAAGGGAGCTGCTCCTCCACCGAAGGCAGGTGCTACTCCTACGAAGCCTCCTCCCAAAGGTCCACCGCCTGGAACACCGCCACCCCAGACGAAAACCACTTTTGGATCCCTCGCCGATGCCGATCGCATCTTTACCAATCTCTACGGACGTCACGATTGGCGTTTGAAGGCGGCCATGAAGCGTGGCGATTGGTACAAGACCAAGGAGATCCTGGACAAGGGTGACAAGTGGATAGTGAACGAGATCAAGACGTCGGGACTGCGAGGACGCGGTGGTGCCGGCTTCCCCAGTGGCCTCAAGTGGTCCTTCATGCACAAGCCGCCCGATGGCAGGCCCAAGTTTCTGCTGGTCAATGCGGATGAAGGGGAGCCGGGTACCTGCAAGGATAGGGAGATAATGCGTCATGATCCGCACAAGCTGATCGAAGGATGCCTCATCGCTGGACGGGCCATGGGCGCCAACACCGGATTCATTTACATTCGCGGCGAGTTCTACAACGAGGCCTGTAATCTTCAGTATGCCATTATAGAAGCCTACAAGGCTGGCTTTCTGGGCAAGAATGCCTGTAACTCCGGCTTTGATTTCGATCTCTATGTGCAACGTGGCGCCGGAGCTTATGTTTGTGGCGAGGAAACCTCTTTGATAGAATCCCTTGAAGGAAAGGCTGGAAAACCTCGGAACAAGCCTCCCTTTCCGGCGGATATCGGTGTCTTTGGCTGCCCCTCCACGGTGACCAATGTGGAAACGGTGGCCGTTGCCCCAACCATCTGCCGCCGAGGTGGCAAGTGGTTTGCCAGCTTTGGACGCACTCGCAATTCGGGCACCAAGTTGTTTAACATCTCCGGACACGTTTGCAATCCCTGCACCGTCGAGGAGGAGATGTCCATTCCCACGAGGGAGCTAATCGAACGCCATGCCGGTGGAGTGATTGGCGGTTGGGAAAATCTGCTGGCCATAATCCCCGGTGGCTCTTCCACTCCCTGCATAACCCAAGAAGATGCCAACTGCTCGATTCACGACTACGATGGGCTGATGCAAGTGCGCTCGTCACTGGGAACCGGCGCCCTAATCGTGATGAACAAGGATACGGATATAATCAAGGCCATTGCCCGCCTCTCCGCCTTCTACAAGCACGAGAGCTGCGGCCAGTGCACTCCATGCCGCGAGGGTCTCCACTGGGTGAACATGATCATGCAGAGATTCGTGACGGGACAGGCGCAGATTGGCGAGATCGATATGCTGTGGGAGCTGACCAAGCAGATCGAGGGACACACTATTTGTGCTTTGGGGGATGGAGCTGCCTGGCCACCGCAGGGACTCATTCGTCACTTCCGTCCGCTCATCGAGGAGAGGATCAGGAAGCGCAAGGCCGAGGAGCAGGCGGCAGCAGATGCCGTTGCCGCCGAGCGATTCCCTTGTCAGACGGTGGCTCCTTGCCCAGAATAA